In the Kribbella sp. NBC_00482 genome, one interval contains:
- a CDS encoding DMT family transporter gives MRKQAVLVGSAAAVTVVLWASAFVAIRHVGQEMSAGALTLGRLLIGSVLLGIFVFTRPRRWPAREDWKLLLVCGLLWFGAYNLALNAAERHLDAGTTAMLVNIGPLLIALLAGVLLKECFPRQLVIGSAVAFGGVVLIGLSSSSGKAEVWGVVLCLAAAAAYAIGVVSQKPLLSRLPALEVTWLSCVIGAVACLPFGPALVREVRPSTIWWVVFLGAFPTAIAFTTWAYALARTTAGRMGATTYLVPPITIFLGWLLLGERPAPLAYAGGLLCLIGVAVSRYRRRAVAAMPAVKVDSPDSKPLSKS, from the coding sequence ATGAGGAAACAGGCTGTGCTCGTCGGCAGCGCGGCCGCGGTGACCGTCGTGTTGTGGGCGTCGGCATTCGTCGCGATCCGCCATGTCGGCCAGGAGATGTCGGCCGGTGCGCTGACGCTCGGGCGGCTCCTGATCGGCAGTGTGTTGCTGGGGATCTTCGTGTTCACCCGGCCGCGGCGCTGGCCGGCCCGTGAAGACTGGAAGCTCCTGCTGGTGTGCGGGCTGCTCTGGTTCGGGGCGTACAACCTCGCCTTGAACGCGGCGGAGCGGCACTTGGACGCGGGGACCACGGCGATGCTCGTGAACATCGGGCCGCTGCTGATCGCGTTGCTGGCCGGGGTGTTGCTGAAGGAGTGCTTTCCGCGGCAGTTGGTGATCGGGAGTGCTGTCGCGTTCGGCGGGGTGGTGTTGATCGGACTGTCGTCGTCTAGCGGTAAGGCCGAGGTGTGGGGTGTTGTGCTCTGCCTGGCGGCCGCGGCGGCGTACGCGATCGGGGTCGTGTCGCAGAAGCCGCTGCTCTCGCGGCTGCCCGCGCTGGAGGTGACCTGGTTGTCGTGCGTGATCGGCGCCGTTGCCTGCCTGCCGTTCGGGCCCGCGCTGGTCCGGGAGGTGCGGCCCTCGACGATCTGGTGGGTGGTGTTCCTCGGTGCGTTCCCGACCGCGATCGCCTTTACCACTTGGGCTTACGCGTTGGCTCGGACGACAGCGGGACGAATGGGCGCCACGACGTACCTCGTCCCGCCGATCACGATCTTCCTCGGTTGGCTGCTGCTCGGCGAGAGGCCGGCGCCGCTCGCGTACGCCGGTGGCTTGCTGTGCCTGATCGGGGTCGCGGTCTCGCGCTACCGGCGGCGGGCCGTCGCCGCGATGCCCGCGGTGAAGGTCGACAGTCCGGACTCGAAGCCGCTGTCGAAGTCGTAG
- a CDS encoding MFS transporter, whose amino-acid sequence MQDFIPLYPLYQLLFADHGLSAAQISTLFVIWSATGFVLEVPSGAWADSYSRRKLLILGALLSGLGYAAWITLPSYPGFALGFVLWGTSSALISGTYEAFVYDELAARDRTEHYPTLLGRARSASFVMNLAATALATPLFNLGGYTLAGVVSVLSCVVQAGVAWSLPEARPVEAARESDEPGARAAFGNYLHMLRSGVTEVLTSRLVRRSVALVALLGGFLAFDEYFPLLARETGAATSVIPLLIAGTVAAQAIGSALAGPAYKLPAAIFAAALAATAVLIATGSLSRSAWGFLPIALGYGLMQLVIVVSESRLQDAITGPARATVTSVSGLFAEVSAIAVYGGFALGSVWFTMSILVAALTIPVLLTAFVVPFALPSPRSSVSAEPTDT is encoded by the coding sequence TTGCAGGACTTCATCCCGCTCTACCCGCTGTACCAGCTGCTCTTCGCCGATCACGGGCTGTCGGCTGCCCAGATCTCGACGCTGTTCGTCATCTGGTCGGCGACCGGGTTCGTTCTCGAGGTGCCGTCCGGCGCGTGGGCGGACTCGTACTCACGGCGCAAGCTGCTGATCCTCGGCGCCCTGCTCAGCGGCCTCGGGTACGCCGCCTGGATCACGCTCCCGTCGTACCCCGGATTCGCGCTGGGCTTCGTCCTGTGGGGTACGTCGTCGGCCCTGATCTCCGGGACCTACGAGGCGTTCGTGTACGACGAACTCGCCGCGCGGGACCGTACCGAGCACTATCCGACGCTCCTCGGTCGCGCGCGATCCGCATCGTTCGTGATGAACCTGGCCGCGACCGCGCTGGCGACTCCGCTGTTCAACCTCGGCGGCTACACGTTGGCCGGTGTGGTCAGCGTGCTGAGCTGTGTTGTGCAGGCTGGAGTTGCGTGGTCGTTGCCAGAGGCGCGCCCGGTCGAGGCCGCCCGGGAGTCGGACGAGCCGGGTGCACGGGCGGCGTTCGGCAACTATCTCCACATGCTGAGGTCCGGCGTGACGGAGGTGCTGACGAGTCGGCTGGTCCGGCGGTCCGTTGCGCTGGTCGCGTTGCTGGGCGGCTTCCTGGCGTTCGACGAGTACTTCCCGTTGCTTGCCCGGGAGACCGGCGCGGCGACGAGCGTGATCCCGTTGCTGATCGCGGGAACCGTTGCGGCACAGGCGATCGGTAGTGCGCTCGCCGGACCGGCATACAAGTTGCCTGCAGCAATCTTCGCGGCGGCGCTCGCGGCGACCGCGGTGCTGATCGCGACCGGATCGCTGAGCCGGTCGGCGTGGGGGTTCCTGCCGATCGCGCTCGGGTACGGACTGATGCAGCTGGTGATCGTGGTGTCCGAGTCGCGCCTGCAGGACGCGATCACCGGCCCGGCACGGGCGACCGTGACCTCGGTGTCCGGGCTGTTCGCCGAGGTCTCCGCGATCGCGGTGTACGGCGGGTTCGCGCTCGGATCGGTGTGGTTCACGATGTCGATCCTCGTGGCGGCGTTGACGATCCCGGTGCTGCTGACGGCGTTCGTCGTACCGTTCGCGCTGCCGTCGCCCCGTAGTTCGGTGAGCGCCGAACCGACCGACACCTAG
- a CDS encoding TetR/AcrR family transcriptional regulator: protein MVNGGKRSGRPRAGEERLSRDTILTAALGIVDDEGIDALTMRRLAATLKVNPMSLYHHLPNKAAVLAGLAELVFAGLELPDPGDAVPWDEQLKQAARAYRDGLRQHPNLALQVLSDTSAVSDVVVVTMEPFYRALDRAGLAPREIFEAANTLIDFLHGFSLGEASVRAETFELAPDLLTRVRALPAHRAPTLTRIVNDLGADGLAYDFDSGFESGLSTFTAGIAATARRR from the coding sequence ATGGTTAATGGCGGCAAGCGCTCCGGCCGACCCCGCGCCGGGGAGGAGCGGCTGAGCCGGGACACGATCCTGACCGCCGCGCTCGGGATCGTCGACGACGAGGGCATCGACGCGCTGACCATGCGGCGGCTGGCCGCCACGCTGAAGGTCAACCCGATGTCGCTGTACCACCACCTGCCGAACAAGGCAGCCGTCCTCGCCGGTCTCGCGGAACTCGTGTTCGCCGGCCTGGAACTCCCCGACCCGGGCGATGCCGTCCCGTGGGACGAGCAACTCAAGCAGGCCGCCCGCGCCTACCGCGACGGTCTCCGCCAGCACCCGAACCTCGCGCTACAGGTGCTGTCCGACACGTCCGCGGTGTCGGACGTCGTCGTGGTCACGATGGAGCCGTTCTACCGAGCGCTCGACCGGGCCGGCCTCGCACCGCGCGAGATCTTCGAGGCCGCGAACACCCTGATCGACTTCCTCCACGGCTTCAGTCTCGGCGAGGCGTCGGTACGCGCGGAGACGTTCGAGCTCGCCCCCGACCTCCTCACCCGGGTCCGCGCGCTGCCCGCCCACAGGGCCCCGACCCTGACCCGGATCGTCAACGACCTCGGCGCCGACGGCCTCGCCTACGACTTCGACAGCGGCTTCGAGTCCGGACTGTCGACCTTCACCGCGGGCATCGCGGCGACGGCCCGCCGCCGGTAG